TTTCCCGCACGGCTATCTGGTTTGCGCCCAAATAGCACTAATGGCTGTTCGGCAAATAAATCTGGTGGTGTGGAAGGATACATTACTGGGGATGCGCCGTCACCTTCCCATTGCAAGTTAATGTTGGCGAGAACCGGATTATTAATTTGGCGGAAGAATTTTTCCACCACCTCATCGACTGGTTCATCGTGGCGAATGAAGCGAGAAATACCCCGTCCTAATTCAGCAATACGGTTGAGCAAGAAGCGATTCACCGAACTACCAGCACCAAAGCTGTAGAGGCGGGTTCCTGCTTGGAGATGTCGTTGTACTTCTGTAAGAATTTGGTTTTCGTTGCCGATATAGCCATCGGTGAGCAGTACAATACTCCGCAACCGTCCGGGATCTGTCACTGGGAAATTCAAAACAGCGCGAATACCGCGTAACATCTCCGTTCCGCCACCAGCATTTAACTGATTTACATATTGAATTGCCAATGCGCGATTTTGCGGCGTATTAGGGAGAGGAACAGGCGAAAGTTGTTGAGTAGTATCTGAGAAATCAATAATGCTAAAAGTGTCGTTGGGATTGAGTCCGTTGATAAAACGCCGCATCAATTCCTGACATTGCATCAGTGGCGCGCCACTTTGAGAGCCAGAAGTGTCGATGAGGAACACCACATCTTTAGGAACTACCTGTTCTGGACGATATTGGAGAGCCGGAATTAAGTACAGTGCAAAGTGTCCACCGCGTTCGTCAGCTTGAGCGAGTACAGTTGCTTGAGTGAGATCGCCTGCAACTTGGTAACGTAAAATCAAGTCTTTGTTGGGAATTGTATCTCCACCCCCAAGTTTTACCAGCACCCGTTGTCCTTCGTAGGAAATCTGGATTTGGTGAGAAGGCGACTTCACATCTTGAATCTCAACTCCCGCATCAATTTCTACCGTCACTTTGATATCATGACGTGAGCGAGTACCCGCTGGCAAGATAGGTGCATTCAAGCGCGAAGCATCTGGTACTAAATCGGTATCTTGATTAGACATCATCGGTGCAGACGCCGAACCACCGCCTACTGCATTTTCCTCAATAGTTGTCCCTGGAATGTAACGCGGCCCTACCACCATCGGGAAAACAAACTCGTAATTTCCACCCTCAAATTTCAAGCGTTCGGAGTAGCGAATAATTACATCAATTTGCTCGCCAGGTTTGATGTTAGCTAGGGATTGAGTGAAGATATTGTCTCGTTCCTGTTCCAGCAACCCAGCCGTGCGTCCTTGTTGCTTCGCTTGCTCGTAGATTTGCTGTGCTTCCTGGCGTTTTTTAATACTGCCTTTAATAGTCTTGTCGCCAATGCGAATCAGCATATCATCAACAGCCGCTTCATCCGGTAAGGGGAAGATGTAGACAGCTTCTAGAGTAGTGGTGAAGGGATTTTCAAAGCTTTGGGTGACTTCTACTCGTGAGATATTACCTGCAACCTTAGCTTGCACTTCCGTGTGCTTCAGGGGAAAAGCAATTTGCTGTTGATCTGGAGTTTGAACGTATAAGCCACCAGGTTGGCGTTCTAGGATTTGAGTCATATTAGTAACCTTACGCTTTTGTTTTCTACCTTTAGCGTAGGTGTGTTTCTGTAGTGAATATGCTCAGTTTTGTGCTCACTTCATGCTCAGTCATTTGTTCATACTAAGTTGCAGTCTGTTGCAGTAAATCAGAATTAATGAGATTGCTTCCCTTCACTGCGTTCCGGTCGCAATGACAGATACTATCTTTGATTGCAACTCGGTATCAGTTGCAAGCAGATAGGCTGCAATTGTTAGTCTAGTTAATCGTATGGGTACGATATATTAGTAACTTGTAATATATTTTACCTAATTTACCTCAAAAAACCGTGAATAAATCACAAGCTATAAAGCTACTTCAAAATGAGGGATGGACACAAGCAGATGCTATACGGGCTTTGGAAGTAATTAACTTTAATACTAATCCTGATGAGATTACCATTCGTAGAGCTATTTCGTCTTTTGCTGGTTCCGAACTCATCAATCGCCAGCGTCTTCAAGCTGCTCAGAAAGGGATGGTAACGAAAAAAAATAAAGAAATTGAAAAGAATAAGCAGGAATATGCTGCCAAAATTGACCAATTAAATAATTACCAAAAACAAGAAAGGGAAAAATACGAAGCTGAAATTCAACGTTTATCTGACCAAAATAAATCTTTAGACTTGCAACTCAATACCATAAAATCTCAAAAGAATGAACTGATTCAAGTAAACGACCAACTTAAAAAAGATAACAAGGCTTTGAAAAATTTAATTGATGCAATTAAGCTCAAATTAGCTATAGATACTAAAAGACTTCTGCAATATGAGGATAGCGAAATTCGCAAAGCGTTAATTAATATGTTTAAATCAACCTTGGGTTAAAAACTATCTCTATGAATAATCAAAAAGGTTCAAAAATTAATTTTAAAGGCATGAGTTATCGCAACGTGCAAACTACCAACTCAAAAAACCGAACCAAACTCCCTAAAGAAGAACAAGCTTGGCTAAAAGAAAATGGCTATCAAAATATTGGTTGGAACAATATCATTAATCTGTATCTTAAAATTGAAGATTTTTTTACTAAACAGCAACTAGAAGATTTAACACTTGAAGATTTATTTTTAGAAGCAGATCGTATTGGCAATAAATACCTCACAAGTCAAGAAATAACAGAATTTAATCAGAGATTAGCTATAGAAGTCAATGAGATTTCGGAAATAATAGACCAGCAGTTTCCCGATTCAAAGATGGAATTTATTGATTTTAGTAAAAATTTAAAGAATAGATATCGAAACAAAAAATATATAAAACCATAAACTTTAGTGAGATATACCGTGAATTTGGAAAACAAAGAACTGAAGGAATTATTTGAGCTTGCCAACAAGATTGGTAACAAGCGGTATCACAAATTAACTCATCAAGATTTTGAAAATTATAGAAAATTCGATTATTGGCGATATATTAATGGTGATTATGAATGCGGAACAACCCCAGAAAGTAAAGACTGGGTAAGAAAAAATTCAGATTCCTACTGCCCAATTTGTGAAGATAATTACTCAGAAAAAGGAGGTAAGACAATAGATCACAAATTACCGCGATCGCAGTATCCTTGGTTATCAATGGAATTTAAAAATTTGTGGGTTATTTGCCAAGTTTGTAATCAAGAAAAAGGTGAGATGCATTGGTATGAGTATGAACACTATATTTTTGTTCATCATGCCAATCTTTATCTTGCTGTGAAGGCAGTACGTCCGAGTCAGTTATTACAATCTTTAAATGATTAGACCAATTAGCTTAATCACACTTCTCTTAAGCCAAAATAGAGACAATCTGCTTACTTAACAGATGTATGTCTAACTCGCTCAAAGCATCAACAGCAGGACTGGCAATCGTAGACAAAGCAAGGCTGCGTCTTGGTTGGACAAAAACTAGTACAGCGCGTTGGTGGCAAGATGCTCACACTTCTAGAGCTACATTACGGCGATTTTGGCAGGGCGATCGCATTCAGCGAGAAATCTTCATCGCTATCTGTCAGGCTGTTGGCATCACCAATTGGGAAGCGATCGCAGATTCTTCCGATATAGATTCTGAAATTATTGCAGATATCCCCAAGCCTTACCTCGACTGGAATGAAGCCCCAGATGTCGAAAGTTTTTATGGGCGCAATCAAGAATTAATGCAGCTAGAACAATGGATTGAGGCTGGCTGTAAGTTAGTCATGATTGTTGGTATTGCTGGTATCGGGAAAACTGCCCTGACACTTGCTTTAGCAGACCGGATTCAGTCACAATTTGATTGCTTGATTTGGAAATCTCTTCATTCTGCACCATCCCTAAATTCTTTAGTGGATAGCTTGCTGAATAACTTTGATCGAGACGTTGTTCGCGATCTTCAACAAGGGACAGCACAACTCATACACCACCTGCAACAACGTCGCTGTCTATTAATACTTGATGGGTTAGATGCAGATTTAAACAATTACAATCAATTTATTCAAAAAATCAGCCGCAGCCATCAAAGTTGCATTCTGATCGCTAGTCGCGAACAACCCAAAGCTATAGAAATCGACTCAAAAACAATTCGCTGTTTAAACCTCAAGGGTTTGCCAAAAACAGAGGCTTTAGAACTATTACAATCTAGAGGATTTACAGGTAAAGAACTAGGACTATCAGCTTTAGTTCAACTTTATCGCGGTAATCCCTTGGCGCTGAAACTGGTAACGCCATTGATTCAGTCAGTGTTTGCTGGGAATGTCGCAGGATTTCTCACTCAGAATACCCTAGTAATTGGCGATCGCTTGCGAGTTATTCTCAAACAACAATTCGAGCAACTTGCCGATTTAGAACAAGATATTCTCTATTGGTTGGCAATTTGGCAAGAACCTGTATCTTTCTGTCGGTTGCAAACTCATCTATTAATATCTGTCGATCCGGCTACAGTGTTAGAAGCAATTGTCACATTAGAAAGGCGATCGCTTTTAGAAAAATGGATCGGTACGGGGGAAATCTCCTTTAGCTTGCAACCGTTGGTGATGAAAGTCGTCACCGATGAGTTGGTAGAACGCGCTGTGCAAGAGATTCAACAGGTAGTGCAAAGTAACGATCTGCGTCATTTTAAAATCCTGCGAACCCATTGGTTACTGCGACCTGGTACTGATGATATTGCAGGCGATCGCATTTTGCATCAACTCAAGGAAAATCTGTGGCGGTTGTATGGTGCAACTCTCCCGCAAACCTTTGAGCAAATATTGTTGCTATTAAAGGATCGATCTCCTTTAGCAATTGGTTATCTCGCTTGTAATCTAGGCACAATCCTGAAGCAGTTGAGAATACTTTCATAAAGGTAGTTGTGCTTCATAGCATTAATACGGTTCTTTGTCTTTTCTCTTCCTTTGTGTCCTTTGCGTCTACGTGGTTCGTTCTCTTACCCACCTACTAGATAGTAACCACGAATTCTGCCAAAGAAATTATACTCACCCAATTTAATAATTTCAGAATCAATTTTAGGGAAATGAGTTGAGTTAAGAAGTGCAATATGATTCATTTTCAGCCTGTGTAGCAGTCTTCCCCCTTGGGGTATATATCTAAGGGAATAGGTAATCAAACTGAACAAATATTTACTATGAAAAATATCCTTGAACCAGCTATCTTAAGGACGATGCAAAGGCTATTATTGGCTAAGTAGATGTTCCAACAAGTGTTGGCAGCAGCCTTGTTTAATGGATAGAGGCATAGGGTGAAGTTAACCCCAGCCAATATACTGCCAATTATCAACTTAACAGTCTCCCCCTACAAAGCAGAGGGAGTAAAAAATATATAACTTCCTAAAGGCTATAGCGATGGCAACTGAACAGTTAATCAAAGAAAACGACAATTTAGATTTAAAACTACTATTAAGAACGCTAAATGCTGTCAAAAAAGGCGATTTTTCTGCTCGGATGCCCATCGATCAAACAGGTATATCCGGAAAAATTGCCGATACCCTTAACGACATTATTGAACAGAATGAGCGCATGGCGGCAGAGCTACAGCGAATCGGTAATGTTGTTGGGAAAGACGGTAAGGTTTCGGAACGTGCCACTTTAGGAAATGTGCGCGGTTCTTGGTTAAGTTGTGTTAATTCTGTTAACACATTAATTACAGATTTGGTTCAGCCAACAGCGGAAACTACACGAGTAATTAGGGCTGTTGCTAATGGCGATTTATCGCAAACCATCGCCCCAGAAATTGAAGGTAGACCCCTCAAAGGAGAGTTTCTCCAAACTGCCAATATTGTTAACACAATGGTAGAACGCCTCGGTTCCTTTGCATCGGAAGTTACACGGGTTGCTCGTGAGGTAGGAACTGAAGGTAAGTTAGGTGTGCAAGCCCAAGTTAGCGGTGTAGCTGGAACGTGGAAAGATTTGACCGATAACGTTAACTTGATGGCGGGTAATCTTACCGGACAAGTACGTAATATTGCGGAAGTTGCAACTGCGATCGCCAATGGCGACCTCTCGAAGAAAATTACAGTTAATGTCAAAGGCGAAATTCTGGAGTTGAAAAACACCGTTAACACAATGGTGGATCAACTTAACTCCTTTGCATCAGAAGTAACTAGGGTTGCCCGTGAGGTGGGAACCGAAGGTAAGTTAGGCGTACAAGCAGAAGTGCGCGGCGTGGCGGGTACTTGGCGAGATCTTACCGAGTCAGTGAATATGATGGCAGGTAATTTGACAGCCCAAGTACGTAATATTGCGGAAGTGACAACAGCGGTGGCAAATGGCGACCTTTCTAAAAAAGTCACCGTGGATGTGAAAGGCGAAATTTTGGAGTTGAAAAACACCGTGAATATCATGGTGGATCAACTCAACTCCTTTGCATCAGAAGTCACGCGGGTGGCGCGAGAAGTGGGCGCAGAAGGAAAACTCGGCGGTCAAGCGGAAGTGCGAGGTGTAGCGGGTACGTGGAAAGACCTGACCGACAGCGTAAACTTCATGGCAGGTAGTTTGACAGCGCAAGTGCGGAATATTGCGGAAGTAACCACGGCGGTAGCGAATGGCGACCTTTCCAAGAAAATAACCGTAGATGTGAAAGGCGAAATTTTGGAGTTGAAAAACACGATCAACACAATGGTGGATCAACTCAACTCCTTTGCATCGGAAGTCACCAGGGTTGCTAGAGAGGTGGGAACCGAAGGAAAATTGGGCGTACAAGCGGAAGTGCGCGGGGTAGCGGGCACATGGAAAGACCTCACCGATAACGTGAACTTGATGGCGGGTAATCTTACCGGACAGGTGCGAAACATTGCGGAAGTAACGACGGCAGTGGCAAATGGCGACCTCTCGAAGAAAATCACTGTGGATGTCAAGGGCGAAATTTTAGAGTTGAAAAACACCGTGAATATCATGGTGGATCAACTCAACTCCTTTGCTTCAGAAGTAACGCGGGTGGCGCGCGAGGTGGGCGCAGAAGGAAAACTCGGCGGTCAAGCAGAAGTGAAGGGCGTGGCGGGTACGTGGAAAGACCTCACCGACAGCGTGAACTTCATGGCAGGAAGCTTGACAGCACAGGTGCGGAATATTGCAGAAGTGACAACGGCGGTGGCGACGGGCGACCTTTCCAAGAAAATTACGGTGGATGTGAAAGGGGAAATTTTGGAGTTGAAAAACACAATCAACACAATGGTGGATCAACTCAACTCTTTTGCCTCAGAAGTAACTAGGGTTGCGAGGGAAGTGGGAAGCGAAGGAAAATTAGGCGTACAAGCCGAAGTGCGCGGGGTGGCTGGTACGTGGAAAGACCTCACTGACAGCGTGAACTTCATGGCAGGTAGTTTGACGGCACAGGTGCGGAACATCGCGGAAGTGACAACGGCGGTGGCGAACGGCGACCTTTCCAAGAAAATCACTGTGGATGTGAAAGGCGAAATTTTGGAGTTGAAAAACACGATCAACACGATGGTGGATCAACTGAGTTCCTTTGCATCGGAAGTAACCAGGGTTGCGAGAGAGGTGGGTACGGAAGGTAAGTTGGGCGTACAAGCCGAAGTCCGAGGCGTAGCGGGTACGTGGAAGGATCTGACTGGTGCGGTGAATATGATGGCGGGTAATCTTACCGACCAGGTACGGAACATCGCCGAAGTTGCAACTGCGATCGCCAATGGCGACCTCTCGAAGAAAATCACCGTGCAAGTGAAAGGTGAAATTTTGGAGTTGAAAAACACGATCAACATCATGGTGGATCAACTCAACTCCTTCGCTTCCGAAGTAACCAGGGTTGCTAGGGAAGTAGGAAGTGAAGGGAAACTGGGCGTACAAGCAGATGTGCGAGGTGTCGCTGGTACGTGGAAAGACCTCACCGACAGCGTGAATTTCATGGCAGGTAGTTTGACGGCACAGGTGCGGAACATCGCCGCAGTCACCACGGCGGTGGCAAATGGCGACCTTTCCAAGAAAATTTCTGTAGATGTCAAAGGTGAAATTTTGGAGTTGAAAAACACCGTCAATACGATGGTGGATCAGTTAAACTCCTTTGCCTCAGAAGTAACGCGGGTGGCGCGAGAGGTAGGAACCGAAGGAAAATTAGGCGTACAAGCAGAAGTGAAGGGAGTCGCAGGTACGTGGAAAGACCTCACCGACAGCGTGAACTTCATGGCAGGAAGCTTGACGGCACAGGTGCGGAATATTGCGGAAGTGACAACGGCGGTGGCGAATGGCGACCTTTCCAAAAAAATCACCGTGGATGTGAAAGGCGAAATTTTGGAGTTGAAAAACACCATCAACACAATGGTGGATCAGTTAAACTCCTTTGCCTCGGAAGTAACTAGGGTGGCGCGAGAGGTGGGAACCGAAGGGAAACTAGGCGTACAGGCATACGTTCGGGGGGTTGCGGGTACGTGGAAAGACCTCACCGACAATGTGAACTCGATGGCGGGGAACCTGACAGCACAGGTGCGGAACATTGCAGAAGTTACCAAGGCGGTGGCGAACGGCGACCTCTCGAAGAAAATCACTGTGGATGTGCGGGGTGAAATTCTCGAACTCAAAGACACCATCAACACAATGGTGGATCAGCTGAGTTCTTTTGCCTCAGAAGTAACGCGGGTGGCGCGGGAGGTGGGAACGGAAGGGAAATTAGGCGGTCAAGCGCAAGTGCAAGGCGTAGCGGGTACGTGGAAAGATTTGACCGACAATGTGAACTCGATGGCGGGTAACTTAACAGCCCAAGTGCGAGGTATCGCCAGAGTTGTAACGGCGGTGGCGAATGGCGACTTGAAACGCAAATTAATGCTAGATGCTAAGGGAGAAATTGAAACCCTAGCAGAGACAATCAACGAAATGATTGACACCCTAGCTACTTTCGCCAATCAGGTGACAACAGTGGCGCGGGAAGTGGGGATTGAAGGAAAGTTAGGCGGTCAAGCTAAGGTGCCAGGTGCGGCGGGTACCTGGAAAGATTTGACCGACAACGTAAACGAACTGGCTGCAACTCTCACCACCCAGCTAAGAGCGATCGCAGAAGTGGCGACAGCTGTGACAAAAGGCGATTTAACGCGATCGATTGCGGTGGAAGCTTTAGGGGAAGTAGCGATCCTCAAAGACAACATCAACCAGATGATCGCTAACCTGAGAGAGACTACCCAGAAAAATACCGAACAAGACTGGTTAAAAACTAACCTTGCCAAGTTTACCCGAATGCTGCAAGGTCAGCGCGATTTGGAAACCGTCTCCAAACTCATTCTCTCAGAACTTGCACCCCTGGTAGGAGCGCAACACGGCGTATTCTACATGATGGAAAACCCAGAGAATCAGCCTTTCCTCAAATTACTGAGTAGCTATGCTTACCGCGAACGCAAACATCTAGCTAACCGCTTCCACATGGGTGAAGGTTTGGTAGGGCAATGTGCTTTAGAAAAAGAGCGAATTCTGCTCACAGATGTGCCAGGAGATTATGTGAAAATTAGCTCCGGGTTAGGAGAATCTTCGCCACTGAATGCGGTTGTGTTACCTGTATTGTTTGAAGGACAAGTCACAGCAGTCATTGAATTAGCTTCCTTCCGCCGCTTTAGCGAGATACATTTAACCTTCTTCGATCAACTCACCGAAAGTATTGCGATCGTCTTAAATACGATCGCGGCTTCGATGCGGACAGAAGAATTACTCAAGCAGTCGCAATCTTTAGCAGAAGAACTACAAACCCAGCAAAACGAATTGCGAGAAACCAACAAGCGTCTCGAACAGCAAGCGCAATCCCTCAAAGCTTCCGAAGATTTACTCAAAGGACAGCAAGAAGAACTGCAACAAACCAACGCCGAACTAGAAGAAAAAGCCGAGTTGCTAGCGCTGCAAAAGAAAGAAGTTGAACGTAAAAATCTAGAGATTGAACAAGCAAGACGTTCTTTAGAAGAGAAAGCCGAACAACTAGCCCTCTCATCTAAATATAAGTCCGAATTTTTGGCGAATATGTCCCACGAACTGCGGACGCCACTAAATAGCTTGTTAATTTTGGCTCGGCTATTAGCAGATAACATTGAAGGCAACCTAACAACTAAGCAAATTGAATACAGCCAGACGATTTACTCAGCAGGTACAGACTTGTTGACGTTGATCAATGACATCTTAGATCTGGCGAAAAT
The genomic region above belongs to Calothrix sp. NIES-2098 and contains:
- a CDS encoding GAF sensor hybrid histidine kinase, whose product is MATEQLIKENDNLDLKLLLRTLNAVKKGDFSARMPIDQTGISGKIADTLNDIIEQNERMAAELQRIGNVVGKDGKVSERATLGNVRGSWLSCVNSVNTLITDLVQPTAETTRVIRAVANGDLSQTIAPEIEGRPLKGEFLQTANIVNTMVERLGSFASEVTRVAREVGTEGKLGVQAQVSGVAGTWKDLTDNVNLMAGNLTGQVRNIAEVATAIANGDLSKKITVNVKGEILELKNTVNTMVDQLNSFASEVTRVAREVGTEGKLGVQAEVRGVAGTWRDLTESVNMMAGNLTAQVRNIAEVTTAVANGDLSKKVTVDVKGEILELKNTVNIMVDQLNSFASEVTRVAREVGAEGKLGGQAEVRGVAGTWKDLTDSVNFMAGSLTAQVRNIAEVTTAVANGDLSKKITVDVKGEILELKNTINTMVDQLNSFASEVTRVAREVGTEGKLGVQAEVRGVAGTWKDLTDNVNLMAGNLTGQVRNIAEVTTAVANGDLSKKITVDVKGEILELKNTVNIMVDQLNSFASEVTRVAREVGAEGKLGGQAEVKGVAGTWKDLTDSVNFMAGSLTAQVRNIAEVTTAVATGDLSKKITVDVKGEILELKNTINTMVDQLNSFASEVTRVAREVGSEGKLGVQAEVRGVAGTWKDLTDSVNFMAGSLTAQVRNIAEVTTAVANGDLSKKITVDVKGEILELKNTINTMVDQLSSFASEVTRVAREVGTEGKLGVQAEVRGVAGTWKDLTGAVNMMAGNLTDQVRNIAEVATAIANGDLSKKITVQVKGEILELKNTINIMVDQLNSFASEVTRVAREVGSEGKLGVQADVRGVAGTWKDLTDSVNFMAGSLTAQVRNIAAVTTAVANGDLSKKISVDVKGEILELKNTVNTMVDQLNSFASEVTRVAREVGTEGKLGVQAEVKGVAGTWKDLTDSVNFMAGSLTAQVRNIAEVTTAVANGDLSKKITVDVKGEILELKNTINTMVDQLNSFASEVTRVAREVGTEGKLGVQAYVRGVAGTWKDLTDNVNSMAGNLTAQVRNIAEVTKAVANGDLSKKITVDVRGEILELKDTINTMVDQLSSFASEVTRVAREVGTEGKLGGQAQVQGVAGTWKDLTDNVNSMAGNLTAQVRGIARVVTAVANGDLKRKLMLDAKGEIETLAETINEMIDTLATFANQVTTVAREVGIEGKLGGQAKVPGAAGTWKDLTDNVNELAATLTTQLRAIAEVATAVTKGDLTRSIAVEALGEVAILKDNINQMIANLRETTQKNTEQDWLKTNLAKFTRMLQGQRDLETVSKLILSELAPLVGAQHGVFYMMENPENQPFLKLLSSYAYRERKHLANRFHMGEGLVGQCALEKERILLTDVPGDYVKISSGLGESSPLNAVVLPVLFEGQVTAVIELASFRRFSEIHLTFFDQLTESIAIVLNTIAASMRTEELLKQSQSLAEELQTQQNELRETNKRLEQQAQSLKASEDLLKGQQEELQQTNAELEEKAELLALQKKEVERKNLEIEQARRSLEEKAEQLALSSKYKSEFLANMSHELRTPLNSLLILARLLADNIEGNLTTKQIEYSQTIYSAGTDLLTLINDILDLAKIESGTMSIDMHQMLFSELGDQLERTFGQIAKNKGLGFTIEFAPELPKTLYTDSKRLQQVLKNLLSNAFKFTERGEVNFRVEVAKEGWSLSQETLNRAQTVIAFSVRDTGIGIAPEKQKVIFEAFQQADGSTSRKYGGTGLGLSISREIARLFGGEIKLVSHPDRGSTFTFYLPQTSPELRGLSAEILTSRPVSLSGSNSFKPQLPTPTPNSSALNDDRAIIAEDDRVLLIVEDDINFSRILLDMAREQGFKVITAQNGSIGLTLAQQYHPSAILLDIRLPEMDGWTVLDRLKHNPHTRHIPVHIMTVEEGKQRGLQLGAIAYLQKPLTSETISEALTKIKGFIERRVKSLLVVEDDDTQRHSIVELIGNSDVTTIAVSTGADALEAIRTQYFDCLVLDLGLPDMSGFELIEQIKLLPNGETLPIIVYTGQELSRVQETELRRLADTIIVKDVRSPERLLDETALFLHRVQANLPAPKREILEQLHARDYLLTGKKVLIVDDDVRNIFALTSMLERYQMQVVYAENGREGIALLENTPDIDIVLMDVMMPEMDGYETTRLIRQNSKLRNLPIVALTAKAMQGDREKCIEAGASDYITKPVDTEQLLSLLRVWLYR
- a CDS encoding NB-ARC domain-containing protein — its product is MSNSLKASTAGLAIVDKARLRLGWTKTSTARWWQDAHTSRATLRRFWQGDRIQREIFIAICQAVGITNWEAIADSSDIDSEIIADIPKPYLDWNEAPDVESFYGRNQELMQLEQWIEAGCKLVMIVGIAGIGKTALTLALADRIQSQFDCLIWKSLHSAPSLNSLVDSLLNNFDRDVVRDLQQGTAQLIHHLQQRRCLLILDGLDADLNNYNQFIQKISRSHQSCILIASREQPKAIEIDSKTIRCLNLKGLPKTEALELLQSRGFTGKELGLSALVQLYRGNPLALKLVTPLIQSVFAGNVAGFLTQNTLVIGDRLRVILKQQFEQLADLEQDILYWLAIWQEPVSFCRLQTHLLISVDPATVLEAIVTLERRSLLEKWIGTGEISFSLQPLVMKVVTDELVERAVQEIQQVVQSNDLRHFKILRTHWLLRPGTDDIAGDRILHQLKENLWRLYGATLPQTFEQILLLLKDRSPLAIGYLACNLGTILKQLRILS